One Arthrobacter sp. StoSoilB19 DNA window includes the following coding sequences:
- the dgoD gene encoding galactonate dehydratase, which translates to MTVISRIETFLVPPRWLFVRVETESGIVGWGEATCEGRSETVRAAVGQLSELLIGRDALRIEDHWQVMTKGSFYRGGPILASAVSGLDQALWDIAGKHFNTPVHQLLGGHVRDRIRMYGWVGGDEPNEVADQISAQLDVGLTAVKMNASGRMSPVASVAEIDGVIRRVAAARQVLGDHRDVAVDFHGRFSLANARRVAPLLEPFRPFFLEEPVVPENTHLLREFTASTTTPVSTGERLYSRQEFLPALQAGIAVAQPDLSHAGGITEVRKIAALAEVYEVQLAPHCPLGPLALAACLQVGFATPNFLIQEQSIGIHYNQGAEVLDYVVDKTPFKFVNGHIERLTGPGLGVEIDEAVVRAADKRGHAWRGPVWRHPDGSFAEW; encoded by the coding sequence GTGACCGTCATCAGCCGGATCGAAACATTCCTTGTTCCACCCCGCTGGCTCTTTGTCCGGGTCGAGACCGAAAGCGGCATCGTGGGGTGGGGCGAGGCCACCTGCGAGGGACGCAGCGAGACGGTGCGCGCCGCCGTCGGGCAACTCTCGGAGCTGCTCATCGGACGGGACGCCCTCCGGATCGAAGACCACTGGCAGGTGATGACCAAGGGGTCCTTCTACCGGGGCGGACCCATCCTTGCCAGTGCCGTCTCCGGCCTGGACCAGGCGCTGTGGGACATCGCGGGCAAGCACTTCAACACTCCGGTGCACCAGCTGCTGGGCGGCCACGTCCGCGACCGCATCCGGATGTACGGCTGGGTGGGCGGCGACGAGCCGAACGAGGTGGCGGACCAGATCAGCGCCCAGCTGGACGTGGGCCTCACTGCCGTCAAAATGAACGCCAGCGGACGGATGAGCCCGGTGGCGTCGGTGGCAGAGATCGACGGCGTCATCCGCCGTGTTGCCGCGGCCCGGCAGGTCCTGGGCGACCACCGGGACGTCGCCGTTGACTTCCACGGCCGGTTCAGCCTGGCCAACGCCAGGCGGGTGGCCCCCTTGCTGGAACCCTTCCGGCCCTTCTTCCTCGAAGAGCCCGTGGTGCCGGAAAACACCCACCTGCTCCGGGAATTCACCGCGTCCACCACCACCCCGGTGTCCACGGGGGAGCGGCTGTACAGCCGGCAGGAGTTCCTGCCGGCGCTGCAGGCGGGCATCGCGGTGGCCCAGCCGGACCTCTCCCATGCCGGCGGCATCACCGAGGTCCGGAAGATCGCGGCCCTGGCCGAGGTCTACGAAGTCCAGCTGGCACCGCACTGCCCGCTGGGACCGCTGGCGCTGGCCGCCTGCCTCCAGGTGGGCTTCGCCACGCCCAACTTCCTCATCCAGGAACAAAGCATCGGCATCCACTACAACCAGGGCGCCGAAGTCCTGGACTACGTGGTGGACAAGACGCCGTTCAAGTTCGTAAACGGCCACATCGAGCGTCTCACCGGGCCCGGACTGGGCGTCGAAATCGACGAGGCCGTGGTGCGGGCAGCGGACAAGCGCGGCCATGCCTGGCGCGGACCTGTGTGGCGCCACCCCGACGGATCCTTCGCAGAATGGTGA
- a CDS encoding sugar kinase, whose protein sequence is MSVCLLTFGESMVSLRAGGPLANGGTLNMQVAGAESNVAIGVARLGHSAAWAGAVGADPHGEFIVKQLRGEGVQLNHTVHADRSTGVMFLEQRTADLSRAFYYRAGSAGATISRGQVAAALDGGTRILHLTGITPALSPEARDAVEYAAERAAAEGVVVSLDVNYRSKLWSRDQAGAVLGPLARHATIVIASDDELDLVAVPRDGSGEATSPADEARAAVHLLELGVSEVVVKRGAAGAAVHTADGLLEAPAIPVTCVDTVGAGDAFTAGYLSALLDGEDVAGRLKRGILAGAFAVSTRGDWEGLPRREELALLDAARGSTQR, encoded by the coding sequence ATGAGCGTTTGCCTGCTGACCTTCGGCGAGTCCATGGTCTCACTCCGCGCCGGCGGCCCCCTGGCGAACGGCGGCACCCTGAACATGCAGGTGGCGGGGGCAGAATCGAACGTTGCCATCGGCGTCGCACGGCTTGGCCACAGCGCTGCCTGGGCCGGGGCAGTGGGCGCGGACCCGCACGGCGAGTTCATCGTGAAGCAACTGCGCGGCGAAGGCGTCCAGCTGAACCACACCGTGCATGCGGACCGGAGCACCGGGGTGATGTTCCTGGAGCAGCGCACCGCCGACCTCAGCCGGGCTTTCTACTACCGCGCCGGATCGGCGGGAGCCACCATCTCCCGCGGCCAGGTTGCTGCGGCCCTGGATGGCGGAACACGGATCCTCCACCTGACCGGCATCACCCCGGCACTCAGTCCAGAAGCGCGGGACGCGGTGGAGTACGCCGCGGAACGGGCAGCGGCTGAAGGCGTGGTGGTCTCCCTGGACGTGAACTACCGGAGCAAGCTTTGGTCCCGGGACCAGGCGGGAGCCGTGCTCGGCCCCCTGGCCCGGCACGCCACCATCGTCATAGCGTCCGACGACGAACTCGACCTCGTTGCCGTCCCGCGGGATGGGAGCGGGGAGGCCACGTCCCCGGCCGATGAGGCCCGTGCGGCCGTGCACCTGTTGGAGCTGGGGGTCAGCGAGGTGGTGGTGAAGCGCGGCGCCGCGGGGGCCGCGGTCCATACAGCCGACGGCCTTCTTGAAGCTCCGGCCATCCCGGTGACGTGCGTGGACACTGTGGGGGCCGGGGACGCGTTCACCGCCGGTTACCTTTCCGCCCTGCTCGACGGCGAAGACGTCGCCGGCCGACTCAAGCGCGGCATCCTCGCCGGTGCTTTCGCCGTCAGCACCCGCGGTGACTGGGAGGGCCTGCCCCGCCGCGAAGAACTTGCGCTGCTCGACGCAGCCCGGGGCAGCACCCAGCGCTGA
- a CDS encoding carbohydrate ABC transporter permease, which translates to MTVMTDSAATAADRRPPRRRKPLATRAYKVFRVVALILVVLFLLAPLFWMLLASLKTNVDIYDTGKAFLFSPTIENYANVLQRNNYFVFIFNSFWVAFVSTALSIVLGVPAAYAMSRFTMHRSALVVLMARVIPGVSLLVPWYYVFSNLRMVGKFEVLILSHMFVALPLIVYIMMSYFDSLPLELEESAEVDGLTPIGAFRLITLPLAVSGIATAGILSFIFSWNNFMFALVLSGSKTKTLPVAIFDFVSYASIDWGGLMAAATVVTIPIMIIALFTQKYIVSGLTAGATKG; encoded by the coding sequence ATGACCGTCATGACAGATTCCGCCGCCACCGCCGCGGACCGCCGGCCCCCGCGCCGCCGCAAGCCCCTGGCCACGCGCGCCTACAAGGTGTTCCGGGTCGTCGCCCTCATCCTTGTGGTGCTGTTCCTGCTTGCGCCGCTCTTCTGGATGCTGCTGGCATCGCTGAAGACCAACGTGGATATCTACGACACCGGCAAGGCGTTCCTGTTCTCGCCCACCATCGAGAACTACGCCAACGTGCTGCAGCGCAACAACTACTTCGTGTTCATCTTCAACAGCTTCTGGGTTGCCTTCGTCTCCACCGCGCTGTCAATCGTCCTCGGCGTCCCGGCTGCCTACGCCATGAGCCGGTTCACCATGCACCGCTCGGCGCTGGTGGTCCTGATGGCCCGGGTCATTCCCGGCGTCTCACTCCTGGTGCCTTGGTACTACGTCTTCTCCAACCTGCGGATGGTGGGGAAGTTCGAGGTGCTGATCCTCAGCCACATGTTCGTGGCCCTCCCGCTGATCGTGTACATCATGATGAGCTACTTCGACTCGCTGCCCCTGGAGCTGGAGGAATCAGCCGAAGTGGACGGGCTTACGCCGATCGGTGCGTTCCGGCTGATCACGCTTCCGCTGGCGGTGTCCGGCATCGCCACAGCCGGCATCCTGTCCTTTATCTTCTCCTGGAACAACTTCATGTTCGCGCTGGTGCTCTCCGGCTCCAAGACCAAGACCCTGCCGGTGGCGATCTTCGACTTCGTCTCCTACGCCAGCATCGACTGGGGCGGGCTGATGGCCGCGGCGACTGTTGTCACCATCCCCATCATGATCATTGCGCTCTTCACGCAGAAGTACATCGTCTCCGGCCTGACCGCCGGCGCCACCAAGGGTTAG
- a CDS encoding bifunctional 4-hydroxy-2-oxoglutarate aldolase/2-dehydro-3-deoxy-phosphogluconate aldolase produces the protein MTSQNPAVTSAGLLAGIRQSRLVGIVRGNDGGAAAKAALAAMEVGFRYVEIALTTPNALEAIREVRAAAPAGCLVGAGTVLSEADVEHVTAAGGQFIVTPSLAPSISEAASAGIPVLAGALTPTEAYEAMERGATAIKLFPASIGGPGYLKAVRDPFPDIPFIAVGGVGLGEAAGYWEAGAIAVGLGGPLFGSAASGGDLTEMRERARSFVALAAEFAARAGTGTPS, from the coding sequence ATGACATCCCAAAATCCAGCCGTCACCTCCGCCGGCCTGCTGGCCGGCATCCGGCAGTCGCGGCTTGTCGGCATTGTCCGCGGGAACGACGGCGGTGCTGCCGCCAAGGCGGCGCTGGCCGCCATGGAGGTAGGCTTCCGGTACGTGGAGATCGCCCTCACCACGCCCAACGCGCTGGAGGCAATCCGCGAGGTCCGCGCGGCTGCGCCGGCCGGCTGCCTGGTGGGCGCCGGCACCGTCCTGAGCGAGGCCGACGTCGAACACGTCACCGCTGCCGGCGGCCAGTTCATCGTCACCCCCTCCCTTGCCCCCTCCATCAGCGAGGCGGCCAGTGCCGGCATCCCGGTCCTGGCCGGCGCGCTGACCCCCACCGAGGCCTATGAGGCGATGGAACGCGGTGCCACCGCCATCAAGCTTTTCCCGGCATCGATCGGCGGGCCCGGCTACCTGAAGGCAGTCCGCGATCCCTTCCCGGACATCCCCTTCATCGCCGTGGGCGGCGTGGGCCTCGGCGAGGCGGCCGGGTACTGGGAAGCCGGGGCGATCGCCGTCGGCCTGGGCGGTCCGCTGTTCGGCAGCGCAGCCTCCGGCGGCGACCTCACGGAAATGCGGGAACGTGCCCGCAGCTTCGTGGCCCTTGCGGCCGAATTTGCTGCCCGTGCCGGAACCGGGACCCCTTCATGA
- a CDS encoding PaaX family transcriptional regulator C-terminal domain-containing protein: MTSNLHVHSGDPAAHRVAAEQVNFPRPLKGSASQHLVVTMMADYWREYTGWLPSRLIVALAGALGVSASAASTALSRLAGRGVLEQSSAGRTSRYRFTPEAQARLDVGVGQVSGFGSEDRRWDRMWTVMAFTVPESSREVRDLLRSRLKWLGFAPLYGAVWVSAWDTVQDLEDSCRHLGVDNYAIFRTPEEELRGRPLIEAWDLDELRGQYAPFIDAYRGKAQTLDAQRLSGEEAFRLRTEVMDAWRAFPWEDPGLPPDLLPHDFPLFEARRIFVTLYNSLMERAASYAEETVARLAPELAGESRAFRLKG; encoded by the coding sequence GTGACCAGCAACCTCCACGTCCACTCCGGCGACCCCGCCGCACACCGCGTTGCCGCCGAGCAGGTCAATTTCCCGCGGCCGTTGAAGGGATCCGCTTCCCAGCACCTGGTGGTGACGATGATGGCGGACTATTGGCGGGAGTACACCGGATGGCTGCCCTCACGACTGATCGTGGCCCTGGCGGGAGCACTGGGCGTCAGCGCGTCGGCCGCCTCTACGGCGCTGAGCCGCCTGGCCGGACGCGGGGTGCTGGAACAGTCGAGCGCGGGACGAACGTCCCGTTACCGCTTCACGCCGGAAGCCCAGGCCCGCCTCGACGTGGGTGTGGGCCAGGTCAGTGGTTTCGGTTCCGAGGACCGCCGGTGGGACAGAATGTGGACTGTCATGGCCTTCACCGTTCCCGAGAGTTCCAGGGAGGTGCGTGACCTGCTCCGCAGCCGGCTCAAGTGGCTTGGTTTCGCTCCGCTGTACGGCGCGGTCTGGGTTTCCGCGTGGGACACGGTGCAGGATCTGGAGGACTCCTGCCGGCATCTGGGCGTGGACAACTATGCCATCTTCCGCACGCCTGAGGAGGAACTACGCGGCCGGCCGTTGATCGAGGCCTGGGACCTGGACGAACTCCGCGGGCAGTACGCACCCTTTATCGATGCCTACCGTGGGAAGGCCCAGACACTTGACGCCCAGCGCCTGAGCGGGGAGGAGGCCTTCCGGCTGAGGACCGAGGTGATGGATGCGTGGCGCGCTTTCCCCTGGGAGGACCCGGGCTTGCCTCCGGACCTGTTGCCCCACGATTTTCCACTGTTCGAGGCGCGCCGGATTTTCGTCACCCTCTACAACTCACTGATGGAGAGGGCTGCCTCCTACGCGGAGGAGACGGTAGCCCGGCTCGCCCCCGAACTCGCCGGGGAGAGCCGGGCCTTCCGGCTCAAGGGTTAG
- a CDS encoding MFS transporter has translation MTAGPGPLTPLSPDTVSVPATASKGNANARRAAAASFIGSTLEYYDFFIYGSASALIFNKIFFPGIDPSLGMVLSMATIGIGYVVRPLAAGVIGHFGDRIGRRQMLVLTLVLMGVATFLIGCLPPVSVIGAAAPILLVLLRALQGASAAGESVGAVTMTMEHAPTHRRAFYASWVNTGAVAGIMLASLAFLAVSLLPQDDLLAWGWRLPFLASILVVVVGLYIRLRLPESEVFEAAKESAGAQELPIKVVLRDHWATILKVILFGLWSVVSSVFAAFGLAYAGKLGVPAAVMLTVTIVTAALGIVVQPYAGILADRIGRKPVFITGNIVCAASVFAFFWSISAGSIPLIFATAILFMTVGYGMVNPLGPSMTAEMFETRIRYTGAATASQLGLVVTGFAPAIAAAIVQPGPDGWLPVAFFTAACCLVSAVVTAVWVKETYRTRTEDLGKQPASAA, from the coding sequence ATGACCGCAGGTCCCGGTCCGCTGACGCCGTTGTCACCGGACACCGTTTCCGTCCCCGCCACAGCTTCCAAGGGCAACGCCAACGCCCGCCGTGCCGCTGCCGCAAGCTTCATTGGCAGCACCCTCGAGTACTACGACTTCTTCATCTACGGCTCTGCTTCGGCGTTGATATTCAACAAAATCTTCTTTCCCGGCATCGACCCATCCCTGGGCATGGTCCTTTCCATGGCCACGATCGGCATCGGCTACGTGGTGCGGCCCCTGGCCGCCGGCGTGATTGGCCACTTTGGTGACCGCATAGGCCGCCGCCAGATGCTGGTCCTGACCCTGGTCCTCATGGGAGTCGCCACGTTCCTGATCGGCTGCCTTCCGCCCGTGTCGGTGATCGGCGCCGCCGCCCCGATCCTGCTGGTACTCCTGCGCGCACTGCAGGGGGCTTCGGCCGCCGGCGAGTCCGTGGGTGCCGTGACCATGACCATGGAACACGCCCCTACCCACAGGAGGGCCTTCTACGCCAGCTGGGTCAACACGGGAGCGGTGGCCGGCATCATGCTGGCGTCGCTCGCGTTCCTTGCGGTATCGCTGCTGCCGCAGGACGATTTGCTCGCATGGGGATGGCGCCTGCCGTTCCTTGCCAGCATCCTGGTTGTCGTGGTGGGCCTGTACATCAGGCTCCGCCTCCCGGAATCGGAAGTGTTCGAGGCCGCCAAGGAATCTGCGGGCGCCCAGGAACTGCCCATCAAGGTGGTCCTGCGCGACCATTGGGCCACCATCCTCAAGGTGATCCTGTTCGGTCTCTGGAGCGTCGTTTCCTCGGTGTTCGCGGCCTTCGGTCTTGCCTACGCCGGCAAGCTCGGAGTCCCCGCGGCCGTCATGCTCACCGTCACTATCGTCACCGCGGCCCTGGGCATCGTCGTCCAGCCGTACGCAGGCATCCTGGCCGACCGGATCGGACGTAAACCGGTGTTCATCACCGGCAACATCGTCTGCGCGGCGTCGGTGTTCGCGTTCTTCTGGTCGATCAGCGCCGGCTCCATCCCGCTGATCTTTGCCACGGCCATCCTCTTCATGACCGTCGGCTACGGCATGGTCAACCCGCTTGGCCCATCCATGACCGCGGAAATGTTCGAAACCAGGATCCGCTACACCGGAGCTGCCACTGCCTCCCAGCTGGGGCTCGTCGTCACCGGCTTTGCTCCCGCCATTGCCGCCGCCATCGTCCAGCCCGGCCCTGACGGGTGGCTGCCCGTTGCCTTTTTCACGGCCGCCTGCTGCCTCGTCTCCGCCGTCGTGACCGCCGTGTGGGTCAAGGAGACCTACCGGACCCGGACCGAAGACCTCGGCAAGCAACCCGCCTCCGCGGCCTAG
- a CDS encoding CocE/NonD family hydrolase — MRYLVVVDGDVEATMTDGTILRSTVYRPDAPDETFPVLLTRTPYGRDLAVNSAYFNPLTVAAAGYVVVMQDCRGRFGSDGRFEPSVNEASDGATTVEWAARLPWSNGRVGMWGRSYFAETQWRAARYAPAGLKALAPGVSAGGNANNGALYRGGAHELGSRLAWGHASISLNELMREHADDPERRAKELQEWLALDTGFADGSCYGVLPLRDLEPRLGTFLRNEVTPSAGEGPGSDFCRLWDAASDAAVPLPTLHIGGWFDIFAPNTLDQYRRQAVLSKTFPGIEPRLILGPWTHTNLTGGYPDIHFGAAASSGIVDGRGDLSSLHTAWFDAVLKEDGAAIAAVPKVLLYFLGENRWRGFDELPVPAGQRSWFLSAEGDLLDQAGVDGNVEYAYDPLDPVPTTGGATMLAGAFPAGPARQDAVEARTDVAVFTTEPFTETTTIFGAVTATLFASSSAVDTDWVVRLCRVSADGVSLGIADGIVRASWRDAYAGTGLFEEGHPPSPIEPGQVYEYTISLWETALTLAPGERLRVQVTSSCHPRWDRNLNTGKLAYESGVAVTANQRIHVGASHPSRLTVGLL, encoded by the coding sequence GTGCGCTACCTTGTCGTCGTCGACGGCGATGTTGAAGCAACCATGACCGACGGAACCATCCTCCGGTCCACCGTCTACCGGCCGGACGCGCCGGATGAAACCTTCCCGGTGCTGCTCACGCGCACGCCCTACGGGCGGGACCTGGCGGTCAACTCGGCGTACTTCAATCCGCTGACCGTTGCGGCGGCCGGGTACGTGGTGGTGATGCAGGACTGCCGCGGCAGGTTCGGCTCGGACGGCAGGTTTGAGCCTTCGGTCAATGAAGCGTCCGACGGCGCCACAACAGTGGAGTGGGCCGCGCGCCTTCCGTGGTCCAACGGCAGGGTGGGCATGTGGGGCCGGTCCTACTTCGCGGAAACCCAGTGGCGTGCCGCCCGGTACGCTCCGGCCGGGCTCAAGGCCCTGGCGCCGGGGGTCTCGGCGGGCGGCAACGCCAACAACGGTGCGCTGTACAGGGGCGGTGCCCATGAGCTGGGCAGCCGCCTGGCCTGGGGGCACGCCTCGATTTCCCTGAATGAACTGATGCGGGAACATGCTGACGATCCCGAGCGGCGCGCGAAGGAGCTCCAGGAATGGCTTGCCCTGGACACTGGATTTGCCGATGGTTCCTGCTACGGAGTCCTCCCGCTGCGGGACCTGGAACCCAGGCTGGGCACCTTCCTTCGCAACGAGGTCACCCCGTCCGCGGGGGAGGGGCCGGGGAGTGATTTCTGCCGGTTGTGGGATGCCGCTTCCGATGCGGCGGTGCCGCTGCCAACGCTGCACATCGGCGGCTGGTTCGATATCTTCGCCCCGAACACGCTGGACCAGTACCGCCGCCAGGCGGTCCTCAGCAAGACCTTCCCCGGCATTGAACCCCGCCTCATCCTTGGCCCCTGGACACACACCAACCTCACGGGCGGGTACCCGGACATCCACTTCGGCGCAGCCGCGTCCTCCGGCATCGTCGATGGCCGCGGAGATCTGTCGTCCCTCCACACGGCCTGGTTCGACGCCGTCCTCAAGGAGGACGGAGCGGCCATCGCCGCGGTCCCCAAGGTGCTGCTGTATTTCCTGGGCGAGAACCGCTGGCGCGGCTTTGATGAACTGCCGGTTCCCGCCGGGCAGAGGTCGTGGTTCCTTTCCGCCGAGGGGGACCTGCTGGACCAGGCGGGTGTGGACGGAAACGTTGAGTACGCCTACGACCCCCTGGATCCCGTGCCCACTACGGGCGGGGCCACCATGCTCGCCGGCGCCTTTCCCGCGGGTCCGGCGCGGCAGGACGCCGTCGAGGCGCGCACCGACGTCGCCGTCTTCACCACGGAGCCCTTCACCGAAACCACCACCATCTTCGGTGCCGTCACCGCCACCTTGTTTGCATCTTCCAGTGCCGTGGACACGGACTGGGTGGTCCGGCTTTGCAGGGTGTCAGCGGACGGGGTTTCCCTGGGGATTGCCGACGGGATCGTCCGGGCGTCCTGGCGCGACGCGTACGCCGGTACCGGGCTCTTCGAGGAAGGGCATCCGCCGTCTCCCATCGAGCCAGGCCAGGTCTACGAGTACACCATCAGCCTTTGGGAGACGGCTCTGACTCTCGCCCCGGGGGAGCGCCTGCGC
- a CDS encoding sugar ABC transporter permease — protein sequence MSVLNPPRSARTRRPGGPAGAGGNFSAWANRHRKWLFAAPAMIFVGVLIIFPLAWTVYLSLTDSQGSVRAATEFIGLQNYITVLSDTERFWPAVGRTLSFTGVALAFEVVLGMGVALLLWRPFRGEKWVRVAILLPLVATPVAVGMMWRLIFDPNIGFVNQLLGMVGIPPQPWLSGQDTALGTTIFMDVWQWTPMVVLILLAGLTSLSDEPDEAARVDGANAFQRFFYITLPLMMPTVIVAILLRGIDALKTFDILYATKGKGGGSFHEVETLNVYAYGLSFDYNQYGLSSAVLILFFMIIIGSMWLLTMRKKAVSK from the coding sequence ATGTCTGTATTGAACCCTCCCCGCAGCGCCCGCACCCGCCGGCCCGGTGGCCCCGCCGGTGCCGGGGGGAACTTTTCCGCCTGGGCCAACCGGCACCGAAAGTGGCTCTTCGCGGCACCGGCAATGATCTTCGTCGGCGTCCTGATCATCTTTCCGCTGGCCTGGACCGTGTACCTCAGCCTCACCGACTCCCAGGGATCCGTGCGGGCCGCAACGGAGTTCATCGGGCTGCAGAACTACATCACGGTCCTCAGCGATACCGAGCGTTTCTGGCCCGCCGTGGGCCGCACCCTTTCCTTCACCGGCGTCGCCCTGGCCTTCGAAGTGGTGCTGGGCATGGGCGTGGCGCTGCTTCTGTGGCGGCCCTTCCGGGGTGAAAAGTGGGTCCGGGTGGCCATCCTGCTGCCGCTCGTGGCCACGCCCGTAGCGGTGGGCATGATGTGGCGGCTGATCTTCGATCCCAACATCGGCTTCGTCAACCAGCTCCTGGGCATGGTGGGCATTCCGCCCCAGCCGTGGCTGTCCGGCCAGGACACCGCCCTGGGCACCACCATCTTCATGGACGTGTGGCAGTGGACCCCCATGGTGGTCCTGATCCTGCTGGCCGGGCTGACCTCGCTGTCCGACGAACCGGACGAGGCCGCCCGCGTGGACGGCGCCAACGCCTTCCAGCGGTTCTTCTACATCACGCTGCCCCTCATGATGCCCACCGTGATCGTGGCCATCCTGCTGCGCGGCATCGATGCGCTGAAGACCTTCGACATCCTTTACGCCACCAAGGGCAAGGGCGGCGGCTCGTTCCACGAAGTGGAGACGCTGAACGTCTACGCCTACGGACTCAGCTTCGACTACAACCAGTACGGGCTTTCCTCGGCGGTGCTGATCCTGTTCTTCATGATCATCATCGGCTCCATGTGGCTGCTCACCATGCGCAAGAAAGCGGTAAGCAAATGA
- the manD gene encoding D-mannonate dehydratase ManD: MKIIAAEVFVTSPTRNFVTLRITTEDGVTGIGDATLNGRELAVAAYLKEHVAQLLIGKDPHRIEDTWQFLYRSAYWRRGPVTMAAIAAVDMALWDIKGKVAGLPVYQLLGGASRNGLRAYGHASGADIESLFDSVREHLELGYKSIRIQTAIPGIKAVYGVAAQAQASGERYDYEPAGRGAFPQEEDWDTRAYLRHLPTVFEAVRNEFGPEIPLLHDGHHRMTPIQAAKLGKALEPYDLFWLEDCTPAENQEGLRLVRQHTTTPLAIGEIFNTVFDFQTLIKEQLIDYVRAASTHFGGISPLKKVMDFAAQYQIKSGFHGPTDISPVGFAAQLHVGLAIHNYGIQEYMQHSAKTNEVFEQSMTFVDGYLHPGDKPGIGVEFNEEAAAAYPYQQAYLPYNRLVDGTVHDW, translated from the coding sequence GTGAAGATTATTGCCGCGGAAGTGTTTGTGACCAGCCCCACCCGGAACTTCGTGACCCTCCGGATCACGACTGAGGATGGTGTGACCGGGATTGGTGATGCCACCCTGAACGGCCGCGAGCTGGCTGTGGCCGCCTACCTGAAGGAACATGTGGCGCAGTTGCTCATTGGCAAGGATCCGCACCGGATTGAGGATACGTGGCAGTTCCTGTACCGGAGTGCGTATTGGCGGCGGGGTCCGGTGACGATGGCGGCGATCGCTGCGGTGGATATGGCGTTGTGGGATATCAAGGGCAAGGTGGCCGGGTTGCCGGTGTACCAGTTGCTCGGTGGTGCGTCGCGGAACGGGTTGCGGGCGTATGGGCATGCTTCGGGTGCGGATATTGAGTCGTTGTTTGATTCGGTGCGGGAGCATCTGGAGTTGGGGTACAAGTCGATCCGGATCCAGACGGCGATCCCGGGGATCAAGGCCGTGTATGGGGTGGCGGCGCAGGCGCAGGCGTCGGGGGAGCGGTATGACTATGAGCCGGCCGGGCGGGGTGCGTTCCCGCAGGAGGAGGACTGGGATACCCGGGCGTATCTGCGGCACCTGCCCACGGTCTTCGAGGCGGTGCGGAACGAGTTCGGCCCGGAGATCCCGTTGCTGCATGACGGGCATCACCGGATGACGCCGATCCAGGCGGCGAAGCTGGGCAAGGCGCTGGAGCCGTATGACTTGTTCTGGCTGGAGGACTGCACGCCGGCGGAGAACCAGGAGGGGCTGCGCCTGGTGCGGCAGCACACCACCACGCCGTTGGCGATCGGGGAGATCTTCAATACGGTGTTTGACTTCCAGACGCTGATCAAGGAGCAGTTGATTGATTATGTGCGGGCGGCGTCCACGCATTTCGGTGGGATCAGTCCGTTGAAGAAGGTGATGGATTTCGCGGCGCAGTACCAGATCAAGTCCGGTTTCCACGGTCCGACCGATATTTCCCCGGTGGGCTTCGCGGCGCAGCTGCACGTGGGGTTGGCGATCCATAACTACGGGATCCAGGAGTACATGCAGCACTCGGCCAAGACCAACGAGGTCTTCGAGCAGTCCATGACGTTCGTGGATGGGTACCTGCACCCGGGCGACAAACCGGGCATCGGCGTCGAATTCAACGAAGAAGCCGCCGCGGCCTACCCCTACCAGCAGGCCTACCTGCCCTACAACCGCCTCGTCGACGGCACCGTCCACGACTGGTAA